In Enterobacter cloacae, the following are encoded in one genomic region:
- a CDS encoding PTS trehalose transporter subunit IIBC, protein MSKVKQADIDQLIVLVGGRENIATVSHCITRLRFVLNDPAKANPKAIEELSMVKGCFTNAGQFQVVIGTEVSDYYQALLATTGHSSADKEQAKKAARQNMKWHEQLISHFAEIFFPLLPALISGGLILGFRNVIGDVPMSDGKTLAQMYPALKTVYDFLWLIGEAIFFYLPVGICWSAVRKMGGTPILGIVLGVTLVSPQLMNAYLLGQQVPEVWNFGLFTIAKVGYQAQVIPALLAGLALGFIETRLKRIVPDYLYLVVVPVCSLIIAVFLAHAFIGPFGRMIGDGVAFAVRHLMTGSFAPIGAALFGFLYAPLVITGVHQTTLAIDMQMIQSLGGTPVWPIIALSNIAQASAVTGIILVSRKHNEREISVPAAISAYLGVTEPAMYGINLKYRFPMLCAMIGSGLAGLVCGLNGVMANGIGVGGLPGILSIQPTYWQVFALAMAIAIIVPMALTTVVYQRKFRQGSLQIV, encoded by the coding sequence ATGAGTAAAGTCAAACAAGCAGATATCGATCAGCTGATCGTCCTGGTCGGCGGCCGTGAAAACATTGCGACCGTCAGCCATTGCATTACCCGCCTGCGCTTTGTGCTGAACGACCCGGCCAAAGCCAACCCAAAAGCCATTGAAGAGCTTTCAATGGTGAAAGGTTGCTTTACCAACGCCGGGCAGTTCCAGGTCGTTATCGGCACTGAAGTGAGCGATTACTATCAGGCTCTGCTCGCAACCACCGGGCACTCTTCTGCCGATAAAGAGCAGGCGAAGAAAGCCGCACGCCAGAACATGAAATGGCACGAGCAGCTGATTTCCCACTTTGCGGAGATCTTCTTCCCGCTGCTGCCCGCGCTGATTAGCGGAGGCCTGATCTTAGGTTTCCGCAACGTCATCGGCGATGTCCCGATGAGCGACGGCAAAACCCTGGCGCAGATGTATCCCGCACTGAAAACGGTTTACGATTTCCTGTGGCTGATTGGCGAAGCTATCTTCTTCTACCTGCCGGTCGGTATTTGCTGGTCAGCGGTACGTAAAATGGGCGGTACACCGATTCTGGGTATCGTACTGGGCGTTACGCTGGTCTCTCCACAGTTAATGAACGCTTACTTACTTGGTCAGCAGGTACCGGAAGTATGGAACTTCGGCCTGTTCACCATCGCCAAAGTTGGCTATCAGGCGCAGGTTATCCCGGCATTGCTGGCAGGTCTGGCACTGGGCTTTATTGAAACCCGCTTAAAACGCATCGTGCCGGATTACCTCTATCTGGTGGTCGTGCCGGTTTGCTCGCTGATTATTGCGGTCTTCCTTGCCCACGCCTTTATCGGCCCGTTTGGCCGCATGATCGGCGACGGTGTAGCCTTCGCGGTTCGTCACCTGATGACCGGTAGCTTCGCGCCAATTGGTGCTGCCCTGTTCGGCTTCCTGTACGCCCCGCTGGTGATTACCGGTGTACACCAGACAACGCTGGCCATTGATATGCAGATGATTCAGAGCCTGGGCGGTACGCCAGTCTGGCCTATCATCGCGCTGTCTAACATTGCTCAGGCTTCAGCGGTCACTGGCATTATCCTGGTCAGCCGTAAGCATAACGAACGTGAAATTTCCGTGCCGGCAGCGATCTCTGCTTACCTCGGCGTGACCGAACCGGCGATGTACGGTATCAACCTCAAATACCGCTTCCCGATGCTCTGCGCGATGATCGGCTCTGGTCTGGCGGGCCTGGTCTGCGGCCTGAACGGTGTGATGGCGAACGGGATCGGCGTTGGCGGCCTGCCGGGCATCCTCTCCATTCAGCCGACCTACTGGCAGGTGTTTGCCCTGGCGATGGCCATCGCGATTATCGTCCCAATGGCGCTCACTACCGTGGTTTACCAGCGTAAGTTCCGTCAGGGCTCGCTGCAGATTGTTTAA